The DNA segment ATTTCTGGAGAATCGATCCGGTAAACGCAGGCGGAGCACTACCTGGCAATGTCTGGGACTTTACCACCGACTCAACAGTCGAGCCATATAGAGAGGTCTGTCACTGGACTTTTGACGGCACTCTCGCTGATGCGACTGGTAACGGCTATGACGGTACAGCCTCCAAGAGTCCAGTTTATGTCGCTGGTGTCAGCGGCCAAGCGCTCAATGCTGATGAAATTACAGTGGAACACGTTCTTGCTCAGCAAGAGACCTGGCAGGAGTTCACGGTTACAGTGTGGGCTAAGTCCGACACACATACTCAGATGCCTTATGCTGCGGTATTTAATAACAACAGTGACGGAAACGATTTCCAGATTGATTGCGGCGAAGATACTTATCGTTATTATGCTTACGGGCTTGTTGACATGGCTGCGATTAGCATGAATGACTGGACGATGCTCACAGCGGCATGTGATGCCGATAGCGTTAAACTGTATACCAATGGTGAACTGGTTGCCCAGAGCAGTAATCGCGGGGTTGACTTCGGCAGGTTTGCAGTTGGCGTTAATCGTGGCGGAACTAACTTCTTTGATGGTGCTATAGACGATCTTCGGATATTCAACTATGCAAGAAGCGCAGAGGAAATTGCCACAGATTACTACGCCATAACTGGTGAAGCCATCTGTCTTGAAAGACCAAGTATGGACATTGCCGGTCCTAATGGTAAACCTGACTGCAAAGTTGACTTGCACGATTTTGCGTCCTTTGCAGCAGAATGGATGGATTGCGGCCTGAGTCCGCAAGAAGTATGTCCACAATAATTGACAATCTTCACCGCTGAGATGAGGGTCGGAATCTTGGCCCTTATCTCAGCTGATATTTGTTGGTTGCTGACGAATTTAGACGTGTCTTCAAGCAACAGAGGCGGGGACTGGCGAAAGCCGGTCTATAAAAAAAACAAAGGGGATTGAAATGAGAAAAAAAGGATTTACGTTAATCGAACTGCTTGTAGTGATAGCAATTATAGCACTGCTCATGGCTATCATGCTGCCTGCTTTGGGTATGGTTAAGGAAAAAGCCCGGACCGTACTTTGCGCCAGCAATCAAAAGCAGACAGGTCTAATTTTGTTCACGTATGCCACGGATAATGAGCAAGAAATACCCGAGCCTGTTATGTGGGAAAGAGTTTCACAGGGGAGCGGGTGGACAACTTGGGGAGATCGAATGTTCTACGAATTTAACTACATGGATATGACAGAGCAATTGTATTGTCCTTCTACAAAGGTCCCTCCAGAATGTACAAAGAAGTGGGATCCAGATCTTACTCCAGAAGATTTTTGGAATGCAGGTCACTTCGAATGGAGTGGCTTGAGGACTTTTGGATTACGTGTTCCGGTTTTTGACCAAGCTACAGACACTCCCATCCGCTTAAATCAGATAAAGCGGCCTTCAAATCATTATCTTCTTACTGACTGTAGCCATGAAATAGAGGGGGGGCAGATGATAGCAAGCGAAAAATATCAGTATTACCTTTTCGATTATTATCATTCATTCTTTATGCTGCACTCTGCCGGAGCAAATGTGCTTATGGCTGATGGCTCTGTATCGCGTAAGCGGGAAACAGAGATTGCCAGTGACATAAAACGCGGGGTCATAGGCCCATTCCTAAATGACCCTTTTATTTATCCCAGTGGCGAAACCAAACGCCTTGAAGATGTTTTGAACTAGATTGCAGGGGAACTGTCAACCCCCTCATTATGTTAAATATAGAAGCAAGGATGCGTATCATGAAAATTTGTAGTGTAAAGATTATTTTTTCACTTCTAGTAATTTGCTGTGTAAATCAGGTTTTGTGTGCCGCTTCTACATGGCAGGAGACTCGCGACATTATATACAAGCCGAATACTGGAAAACAATCTACCACTCTAAAGCCCAATGATTCAATCTCTTTTTCTGTTCCAAAGTCCAACTCCGACACTGCCGTTCGCCGGTTTCTTCGGGTTGTGGGCGGGGTTAAAATGCCGCCTCCTTTTCATGGACGCGGCGAAGGCAAATTTCGTGGTGCAGAGGTCCTTATTGACGACTGTCTGAACTCCGAAGTTACTAAAAATGAGTCGTATTCACTTTACTTTCAGGGCGATAACGACAAATTCGAACGCCAAGCCTATTACAGAATTACCAACGGAACACTTAAGCGCGGCAAGCTGACTGTCACTTTGCCTGTCATAAAAAAGAATGATCTGCAGAAAAGCCCTGAAGGCGATTTCGGCATAACGATCGAGCTGTTCAATAAAAAGCCAGGGCGCGCCCCGAATGACATCTACGATGAACCGGACAGGATTCTGCACATACCTGTGCCTGAGGGATCTTCTGATTATCAGCAGGTGAAGAAAACATTTGAATTGCCTGAAAATCTTTCCTGCGCCCTGCTTATAGTGGGCGGGACTGATTTCAGCGGCGAGTGCTGGGTTGAATCGCCAGTACTTGAGCAAGATGGGGAAAGAGTGTGCTCAATTCCCTTTACTAAACTTGCTGACAGAAAGGACAAAACCAATTACTGGGTTGGGGTCAATCTTGCTACGCGCAGCTGGCCCATGTGGAAACTGGAATCTGACGGAAAGACCGTATTCGAAGATCGCCGCTTTGACCGAGGATCAAATGTTGCCGACTTCTTTATCCCGCTTCCTGGTGATCTGACCGGTGAGGCGACTTTCGAGCTGACTCTACTGAAGGAATCGCATCGTGCCTCGTTTCCATATGAATTGCGGCAGGTGGAATTGATAGAGGAAACCGCTAGGGATTATGAAGTAATATCTGTTCCGAAGTTCGTGCGAAAACAGGGACCTTTCGGTAT comes from the Anaerohalosphaera lusitana genome and includes:
- a CDS encoding type II secretion system protein; protein product: MRKKGFTLIELLVVIAIIALLMAIMLPALGMVKEKARTVLCASNQKQTGLILFTYATDNEQEIPEPVMWERVSQGSGWTTWGDRMFYEFNYMDMTEQLYCPSTKVPPECTKKWDPDLTPEDFWNAGHFEWSGLRTFGLRVPVFDQATDTPIRLNQIKRPSNHYLLTDCSHEIEGGQMIASEKYQYYLFDYYHSFFMLHSAGANVLMADGSVSRKRETEIASDIKRGVIGPFLNDPFIYPSGETKRLEDVLN